A stretch of the Leguminivora glycinivorella isolate SPB_JAAS2020 chromosome 2, LegGlyc_1.1, whole genome shotgun sequence genome encodes the following:
- the LOC125237713 gene encoding TWiK family of potassium channels protein 7, whose protein sequence is MERQNTAYSSFHGSMRSRDSSSTTGSDAREKIKDCLRKFIAFMFTQVGVGALVVCYAMLGAASFIHIEKNSPDRQLEDVRQWRLNTTRQLWTIVQENNIFDEAAFKTGADEILRVYQNNISQAIHKGYSGHSPEDIWSFPAALMYSLSVFTMIGYGNIVPKTVWGKILTIAYAFFGIPIYILYFCNMGKVLAKSFKWLYITAHECSRREDPMFEDGEPIKRKITVPSTACLWVISFYILSGTIMFGAWEKWNYLDSTYFCVISLCKIGFGDFVPGANIADSAGGSHVKLVINFVYVLLGMGLVAMCYNLMCEDVRVKVRELREDLKNCLDDITLKITVCMNDTKYYHQKANRQVK, encoded by the coding sequence ATGGAGCGACAGAACACAGCGTACTCGAGCTTCCACGGCTCCATGCGCAGCAGGGACTCGTCGTCCACCACTGGCAGCGACGCCAGGGAGAAGATAAAGGATTGCTTGAGGAAGTTCATAGCATTCATGTTTACACAAGTGGGAGTTGGCGCGCTAGTGGTGTGTTACGCGATGCTCGGCGCCGCCAGCTTCATACACATTGAGAAGAACAGCCCCGACCGGCAGCTCGAGGACGTGCGCCAGTGGCGCCTCAACACCACCAGGCAGCTCTGGACCATTGTACAGGAAAACAACATCTTTGATGAGGCCGCCTTCAAAACTGGAGCAGATGAAATCCTTCGAGTATACCAGAATAATATCTCACAAGCCATACATAAAGGCTATAGTGGACACTCGCCTGAAGATATCTGGTCATTCCCAGCCGCTCTAATGTACAGTTTATCAGTGTTCACCATGATTGGATATGGAAATATTGTACCTAAAACGGTTTGGGGTAAAATTCTAACAATCGCATATGCTTTTTTTGGCAtcccaatttatattttatacttcTGCAATATGGGTAAGGTATTAGCCAAAAGCTTTAAATGGTTGTATATAACGGCTCACGAGTGCAGCAGACGTGAAGACCCGATGTTTGAAGATGGAGAGCCGATAAAGAGGAAGATCACAGTTCCGTCAACTGCTTGCCTGTGGGTGATATCATTTTACATCCTGTCGGGCACTATTATGTTTGGGGCATGGGAGAAATGGAACTATTTGGATTCTACATACTTCTGCGTTATAAGCTTGTGTAAAATTGGTTTTGGAGACTTTGTTCCCGGAGCTAACATTGCTGATTCAGCCGGAGGCTCTCATGTGAAGCTGGTCATCAACTTTGTTTACGTGTTACTGGGCATGGGGCTAGTGGCCATGTGCTACAATCTCATGTGTGAAGACGTGAGGGTCAAGGTCCGGGAGCTCCGAGAGGACCTCAAGAACTGCTTGGACGACATTACTCTGAAGATAACAGTGTGCATGAATGATACTAAGTATTATCACCAGAAGGCTAATAGACAAGTGAAGTGA